One genomic window of Tenacibaculum tangerinum includes the following:
- a CDS encoding four helix bundle protein, whose product MALGSCYEIETQLLLSYDLGFTSKKDLDETIEILKSIIKMMSKFNTRLSQ is encoded by the coding sequence ATAGCATTAGGTTCGTGTTACGAAATTGAAACCCAATTACTACTCAGTTATGATTTAGGTTTTACTTCAAAAAAAGATTTAGATGAAACTATAGAAATCCTAAAGAGTATAATTAAAATGATGTCAAAGTTTAATACAAGATTATCTCAATAA
- a CDS encoding DUF1801 domain-containing protein, with protein sequence MKYEATTVAQYISLLPDERQRVVEKLRAVILENLPKGFEEGINCSMICYYVPHSKYPNGYHCNPKLPLPFMNLASQKNSVNLYHSGIYAKKELHDWFVAEYSKQSTRKPDMGKSCIRLKKTDAIPYELIAELCAKITVDEWISIYESRIKIK encoded by the coding sequence ATGAAATACGAAGCAACCACTGTAGCGCAATACATTAGTTTACTACCTGATGAAAGACAACGGGTAGTTGAAAAATTACGAGCAGTTATTCTTGAAAATTTACCCAAAGGCTTTGAAGAAGGAATCAATTGTAGTATGATATGCTACTATGTTCCACACTCAAAATACCCTAATGGCTATCACTGTAATCCAAAATTACCATTACCTTTTATGAATTTGGCTTCACAAAAAAACTCCGTCAACCTATATCATAGCGGAATATATGCCAAAAAAGAACTACACGATTGGTTTGTGGCAGAATACTCGAAACAATCAACAAGAAAACCCGATATGGGTAAAAGTTGCATTCGCTTAAAAAAAACGGATGCTATACCCTATGAATTAATTGCTGAATTGTGCGCAAAAATCACTGTAGATGAATGGATTTCTATATACGAATCTCGTATTAAAATAAAATAA
- a CDS encoding TM2 domain-containing protein, which produces MEVIDENGKPVVYQESKRIIAGVLGILLGSIGVHKFVLGYTKEGIIMLVITVLTCGIGGALTGLIGLIEGIIYLTKSDEEFIQTYQLNERGWF; this is translated from the coding sequence ATGGAAGTAATTGATGAAAATGGAAAACCAGTAGTTTACCAAGAAAGTAAAAGAATAATTGCAGGTGTTTTAGGAATTTTATTAGGTTCAATAGGGGTTCATAAATTTGTGTTAGGATATACTAAAGAAGGCATTATAATGTTAGTAATTACAGTGTTAACCTGCGGTATTGGTGGAGCTTTAACAGGACTAATAGGTTTAATTGAAGGAATTATCTATTTAACCAAATCAGATGAAGAATTCATTCAAACATACCAACTAAATGAAAGAGGTTGGTTTTAA
- a CDS encoding four helix bundle protein: protein MLTSTFPEEEKYGLVSQLRRASI, encoded by the coding sequence ATGCTTACTTCTACATTTCCAGAAGAAGAAAAATATGGTTTGGTATCGCAATTAAGAAGAGCATCAATCTAA
- a CDS encoding MATE family efflux transporter yields MQQDISFKHINKLAMPALIAGVAEPLLSTTDLAIVGNIKYNATESIAAIGIVGAFLSMLIWVFGQTRSGISSIVSQYLGANKLDEIRDLPAQAIVIVLGVSALILAISYPFAKEIFELYNASGAILDYSVEYYKIRVFGFPFTLFTIAVFGTFRGLQNTYYPMLIALIGTFINIALDIVLVYGIEGFIPAMHIQGAAYASVVAQVTMAIISVVLLLKKTNIPLRFSLPFNPEIPKFIKMVFNLFIRTIALNVALYFGTSYATNYGDAYIAAYTIGFNLWLTGAFMIDGYSSSGNILSGKLLGAKAYKTLVTLGNRLITYGFLFGLLLAVIGAVFYQPMGRLFTKEPEVLEQFYNTFWIILLMQPVCAIAFIYDGMFKGMGEMKYLRNVLLLATGLVFIPTLLFFDSLDYKLYAIWIAFFLWMMARGIPLIIKFRRKFLPLAQKM; encoded by the coding sequence ATGCAGCAGGATATCAGCTTTAAACACATCAACAAATTAGCCATGCCTGCCCTAATTGCAGGGGTTGCCGAACCGCTACTTTCTACGACCGATTTGGCTATTGTAGGTAATATTAAGTACAATGCTACCGAAAGTATTGCTGCAATTGGTATTGTAGGGGCATTCCTTTCTATGTTAATTTGGGTGTTTGGGCAAACACGCAGTGGTATTTCTTCTATTGTGTCGCAATATTTAGGTGCAAATAAACTAGACGAAATAAGAGACTTACCCGCACAAGCCATCGTTATTGTGTTGGGAGTAAGTGCGCTTATTTTAGCAATCAGTTACCCGTTTGCCAAAGAAATTTTTGAACTATACAATGCCTCTGGAGCAATCTTAGACTACTCGGTTGAGTATTACAAAATACGTGTTTTCGGATTTCCGTTTACGCTGTTTACCATTGCCGTTTTTGGCACCTTTCGGGGTTTACAAAACACCTATTATCCCATGCTTATTGCCTTGATAGGTACGTTTATTAATATTGCGTTAGATATCGTGTTGGTATACGGAATAGAAGGATTCATTCCTGCTATGCACATTCAAGGGGCAGCCTATGCAAGTGTAGTAGCACAAGTTACCATGGCAATAATCTCGGTCGTATTGTTGTTAAAAAAGACCAATATTCCATTACGTTTTAGTTTGCCATTTAATCCAGAAATACCCAAGTTTATTAAGATGGTATTTAACTTATTTATACGAACTATTGCTTTAAACGTAGCGCTGTATTTTGGCACTTCTTATGCCACCAATTATGGTGATGCTTATATCGCAGCCTATACGATTGGATTCAATTTATGGCTTACAGGCGCTTTTATGATTGACGGTTATTCTTCCTCAGGAAATATCCTCTCAGGAAAACTATTAGGAGCAAAAGCATATAAAACATTGGTTACTTTAGGAAATAGATTAATTACCTACGGATTTCTCTTTGGGCTGTTACTCGCTGTTATTGGTGCTGTTTTTTACCAACCCATGGGAAGACTTTTTACCAAAGAACCCGAAGTGTTAGAGCAGTTTTACAATACTTTTTGGATTATTTTGCTCATGCAACCTGTGTGTGCCATCGCTTTTATTTACGACGGAATGTTTAAAGGAATGGGAGAAATGAAGTACTTGAGAAATGTATTGTTATTGGCAACAGGATTGGTGTTTATTCCTACTTTATTGTTTTTTGATTCGCTTGACTATAAACTGTATGCTATTTGGATTGCTTTTTTCTTGTGGATGATGGCTAGAGGCATCCCACTAATTATAAAGTTTAGAAGAAAGTTTTTACCGCTTGCCCAAAAAATGTAA
- a CDS encoding transposase codes for MEGDLGKIHAAIPWDDLVNTFGIHEQSTGRNYLFSPKGRLGLMFLKHYANCSDKKLIEQLNSNLDYQFFCDVELGFERLTNKIVSQIRCELSEKLEISSVEKVLFSFWKGQIESANQIVMDATCYESELSYPSIKKLLW; via the coding sequence TTGGAGGGAGATTTAGGCAAAATCCATGCTGCTATTCCTTGGGATGATTTGGTAAATACTTTTGGTATCCATGAACAATCAACAGGGCGAAACTATCTTTTTAGTCCTAAAGGGAGGCTTGGTTTAATGTTTTTGAAGCATTACGCTAATTGTTCAGATAAGAAATTAATAGAGCAATTAAATTCCAATCTTGATTATCAATTTTTTTGTGATGTTGAACTAGGATTTGAACGTTTGACCAATAAAATAGTAAGTCAAATACGTTGTGAATTATCAGAGAAATTAGAGATTAGTTCAGTTGAGAAAGTTCTTTTTTCTTTTTGGAAAGGTCAAATAGAGAGCGCCAATCAAATAGTTATGGATGCAACTTGTTATGAGAGTGAACTATCTTATCCTAGCATTAAAAAATTACTTTGGTAG
- a CDS encoding nuclear transport factor 2 family protein: MQKIITLFVVFVLSTVVNAQENLERKAIKNTIETFFDGLHKGDSTLVASTLNSSITIQTTFTNKEGAKILVTENKAKLLTSIATKKPEHTYLEKLLSWDIKVDGNLASVWTPYEFYLNGKFSHCGANSFQLFNNNGKWEIIYLVDMRRKNNCEAISK, from the coding sequence ATGCAAAAAATAATTACGCTGTTTGTTGTTTTTGTTCTCTCAACGGTAGTAAATGCTCAAGAAAATTTAGAAAGAAAAGCCATTAAAAATACCATTGAAACTTTTTTTGATGGATTGCATAAGGGTGACAGTACATTGGTAGCTTCTACACTTAATTCTTCAATTACTATTCAAACTACCTTTACTAATAAAGAAGGTGCTAAAATTTTAGTTACTGAAAATAAAGCTAAATTACTTACGAGTATTGCTACTAAAAAACCTGAACATACTTATTTAGAGAAATTACTATCGTGGGATATTAAAGTTGATGGTAATTTGGCTTCTGTATGGACTCCTTATGAATTTTATCTCAACGGAAAATTTAGTCATTGTGGTGCTAATTCTTTTCAGCTTTTTAATAATAATGGAAAATGGGAGATTATTTATTTAGTTGATATGAGAAGAAAAAATAATTGTGAAGCTATAAGTAAGTAG
- a CDS encoding O-methyltransferase, with protein MHFLPEDINNYVVNHSQSEPKILQELTRETWQKVLNPRMLSGAFQGRVLSMISKLIQPQSILEIGTYTGYSALCLAEGLRAGGHLHTIDKNEELEELQHTYFQKSEYKNQITQYVGNAIEIIPTIDTKFDLVFIDADKSNYINYFHLIIDKMNKGGVILSDNVLWSGKVVEELDPKDIDTKILLDYNRLLSTDARLETVLLPIRDGLTISRVI; from the coding sequence ATGCATTTTTTACCAGAAGATATAAATAATTATGTGGTTAACCACTCTCAATCAGAACCTAAGATACTACAAGAGTTAACAAGAGAAACTTGGCAAAAGGTACTGAATCCTAGAATGCTAAGTGGTGCCTTTCAAGGAAGGGTTTTGTCTATGATTTCAAAATTAATTCAACCACAATCCATTTTAGAAATAGGTACTTATACTGGTTATTCTGCCTTGTGTTTAGCAGAAGGGTTAAGAGCTGGTGGGCACTTACATACTATTGATAAAAATGAAGAGTTGGAAGAACTTCAGCATACCTATTTTCAAAAATCAGAATACAAAAATCAGATAACCCAGTATGTGGGCAATGCTATAGAAATTATTCCTACCATCGATACTAAATTTGATTTGGTTTTTATTGATGCTGATAAATCTAATTATATCAATTACTTTCACTTGATTATTGATAAAATGAATAAAGGTGGTGTTATTTTATCTGATAATGTGCTTTGGAGTGGTAAGGTAGTAGAAGAGCTAGACCCAAAAGATATTGATACAAAAATTCTTTTAGATTATAACAGGCTTTTAAGTACGGATGCTCGATTAGAAACGGTATTACTACCCATACGAGATGGATTGACTATTAGTAGGGTTATTTAA
- a CDS encoding transposase: MHCLGQCTGISFLDSTTIKVCHYKREKQNKVFKKHHKKRERNHGVVLWF; this comes from the coding sequence ATGCACTGTTTAGGTCAATGCACAGGGATCTCTTTTTTAGATTCTACCACTATTAAAGTATGTCATTATAAAAGAGAAAAACAGAACAAAGTTTTTAAAAAACACCACAAAAAAAGGGAAAGGAACCATGGGGTGGTTCTTTGGTTTTAA
- a CDS encoding LamG-like jellyroll fold domain-containing protein: MKNFIPLLFFFTFQLINAQTLETIYAKPNSNGCLDYAEDAEGNRIPDFSHAGYKGGGFPIPKVPVVKTISPISGDNTAHIQDAIDTVGKLPLDENGFRGVLLLNPGEYEVSGQLFVDKSGVVLRGSGDGRDTDNPTIIIGKGNTPQQRDLIVLGGTNAANWGEQVPNTQQNITTDFVQVGSNTFEVADASTYAVGDNIIIFHPSTQAWLDAIDNGGATDPEHAWQVNQHNIIYNRHIVAIAGNTITIDAPVFNHLDRSLSKSYIYKYDRSNLATNIGIENLRVDIESNGGTDEAHAKTAVLLQGIEDAWARNITATGFMFSGVRTTKATRVTVVNCRATDPVSIVDGGRRYNFSAGKTSNNILFDSCYGNNGRHTFAVSTSTASGIVFLRCISENPLSSSEPHRQWSSGILYDNFRDFGKLPNSGNVLGLYNRGNAGSNHGWSAVNSVLWNVDVSRPGTDGKIILNKPPIGQNWAIGTKGIFSLGYAPETVTFGYIEHTNKLGKLMPESLYETQLICRSNNVISDYTVTETQVAPSETLTFTEKAQGTITSYSWDFGKDATPATATGSGPHAVSYSTVGNKTVSLIVSNDTHSSEEEKIGYIKVTDNTLFAIDDKTTLTKNSEVITTILQNDFYPNATDNYALSFNGVDTKVSRGQTKKQLLVDAYPFTMTAWYKTISTTYQFIMYNGLPGSNFIGNSISMNNGKITLEAYDYIDSAIKREINHNTATNDGKWHHVAVVHESPTSRLLYVDGILVGSDTENLNNLDAGLFRFSIGVRDDKSPNGWFHGEIDEVRVFADILSESEINDIMIGRTSCEKEGVLYYDFNNVAATNVVADQYNFFDAIETGTKSVANSLSIGTLEATIISGPSNGMATVTSDLGIHYKPDIDFLGTDEITYELRYGACEVSQAKIFYTVNTNESGINVYPNPTQNGIFHVYMNPSFGKDVAVTIHNLLGRQVSYTSLKEKDDNTVEVNAANLASGIYIVTIKSNDKKYIKKVFID; the protein is encoded by the coding sequence ATGAAAAATTTCATTCCCCTTTTATTTTTTTTCACTTTTCAACTCATTAATGCTCAAACCTTAGAAACTATTTATGCTAAACCGAACAGCAATGGCTGTTTAGACTATGCAGAAGATGCTGAAGGAAATAGAATTCCCGATTTTAGTCATGCAGGATACAAAGGTGGCGGTTTTCCTATACCAAAAGTACCCGTTGTTAAAACAATCTCTCCTATTTCGGGAGACAATACTGCCCATATTCAGGATGCTATAGATACTGTTGGAAAACTACCTTTAGATGAAAATGGTTTTAGAGGAGTTTTGCTATTAAACCCAGGAGAGTACGAGGTAAGTGGTCAACTATTTGTAGATAAATCTGGAGTCGTGTTAAGAGGCTCTGGAGATGGAAGAGATACGGATAATCCAACCATCATTATTGGTAAAGGCAATACTCCCCAACAAAGAGATCTAATTGTTTTAGGGGGTACTAACGCAGCAAACTGGGGCGAGCAAGTTCCTAATACACAACAAAACATTACAACAGATTTTGTACAAGTGGGTAGTAATACTTTTGAGGTGGCAGATGCTAGCACCTACGCTGTAGGTGATAATATTATTATTTTTCACCCAAGCACACAAGCTTGGTTAGATGCTATTGATAACGGAGGTGCTACAGACCCTGAACATGCTTGGCAAGTAAACCAACACAATATTATTTATAATCGACATATTGTTGCCATAGCTGGAAATACAATTACGATTGATGCCCCAGTATTTAATCATCTAGACAGGTCGTTATCTAAATCGTACATTTATAAATATGATAGGTCGAATTTGGCAACAAATATTGGGATAGAAAATCTTCGTGTGGATATAGAATCAAACGGAGGAACCGATGAAGCACATGCTAAAACAGCCGTACTTTTACAAGGCATAGAAGATGCTTGGGCTCGAAATATTACCGCAACAGGTTTTATGTTTTCTGGCGTAAGAACAACAAAAGCTACCCGAGTTACGGTAGTAAATTGTCGAGCTACAGACCCTGTTTCTATAGTGGATGGTGGTCGCCGTTACAATTTTTCAGCTGGTAAAACCTCCAACAATATTTTGTTTGACAGTTGTTACGGCAATAACGGCAGGCATACTTTTGCCGTAAGTACATCAACAGCATCTGGTATTGTATTTTTAAGATGTATTTCCGAAAACCCTCTTTCCTCTAGTGAACCACATAGACAGTGGTCTAGCGGAATTCTATATGATAATTTTAGAGATTTTGGCAAACTACCAAATAGTGGCAATGTGTTGGGCTTATACAACAGAGGAAATGCAGGTTCAAATCATGGCTGGTCTGCTGTAAATTCTGTATTGTGGAATGTAGATGTCTCTAGACCTGGAACAGATGGTAAAATTATACTAAACAAACCACCTATCGGACAAAATTGGGCAATTGGCACAAAAGGTATTTTCTCTTTAGGCTATGCCCCTGAAACTGTAACTTTTGGCTATATTGAGCATACAAACAAATTAGGTAAATTAATGCCTGAATCTCTTTATGAAACTCAATTAATATGCAGATCTAACAACGTTATTAGCGATTATACGGTTACTGAAACCCAAGTAGCCCCTAGTGAAACCTTAACGTTTACAGAAAAAGCACAAGGAACTATAACTTCATATTCGTGGGATTTTGGAAAAGATGCCACACCTGCTACTGCTACGGGTTCTGGTCCTCATGCAGTAAGTTATAGCACTGTTGGAAACAAAACAGTTAGCCTTATCGTGAGTAATGATACCCATAGTAGCGAAGAAGAGAAAATAGGGTATATCAAAGTAACTGACAATACCTTATTTGCTATAGATGATAAAACTACGTTAACTAAAAACTCAGAAGTTATTACTACTATTCTTCAAAATGATTTTTATCCAAACGCTACAGACAATTATGCGCTATCTTTTAATGGCGTCGATACTAAAGTAAGTAGAGGACAGACCAAAAAACAGTTGCTTGTAGACGCGTATCCTTTTACCATGACAGCATGGTATAAAACTATCAGTACTACTTATCAATTTATTATGTACAACGGGTTACCTGGCTCTAACTTTATAGGTAATAGTATTAGCATGAATAATGGTAAGATTACCTTGGAGGCATACGATTACATCGATAGTGCCATCAAAAGAGAAATCAATCACAACACGGCTACGAATGACGGAAAGTGGCATCATGTAGCGGTTGTTCATGAAAGTCCTACTTCTAGATTGTTGTATGTAGATGGGATTCTTGTGGGTAGCGATACAGAAAATTTGAATAATTTAGATGCTGGATTGTTCCGATTTAGCATTGGTGTTAGAGACGATAAAAGTCCTAATGGTTGGTTTCATGGAGAAATTGATGAGGTGAGAGTTTTTGCTGATATTCTATCTGAAAGTGAAATTAATGATATCATGATAGGACGCACTTCTTGTGAAAAAGAAGGGGTACTTTACTACGACTTTAATAACGTCGCTGCAACTAATGTGGTGGCAGACCAATACAATTTTTTTGACGCTATCGAAACAGGTACAAAAAGTGTTGCCAATAGCTTATCCATAGGAACTCTCGAAGCTACTATAATATCAGGTCCAAGTAATGGCATGGCTACCGTGACAAGTGATTTGGGAATACATTACAAACCAGACATCGACTTCTTAGGAACTGATGAAATAACCTATGAGCTACGTTATGGAGCATGTGAAGTGTCTCAAGCTAAAATTTTCTATACGGTTAACACTAATGAAAGTGGTATAAACGTATATCCTAACCCCACTCAAAATGGAATATTCCATGTTTATATGAACCCTTCTTTTGGAAAAGATGTAGCGGTTACAATACACAATCTTTTAGGGCGACAAGTTAGCTATACTAGCCTTAAAGAAAAAGACGATAATACAGTTGAAGTAAACGCTGCAAATCTAGCATCAGGAATTTATATTGTAACCATAAAATCTAACGATAAAAAATATATTAAAAAGGTTTTTATTGATTAA
- a CDS encoding sigma-70 family RNA polymerase sigma factor — protein MKPTNPSHILSPDKWVDKYADYLFNYAIARVNNSDIAKDLVQETFFAGLKSAKNFEGKATERTWLVSILKRKIIDYYRKINSKKGQAEVRMSFYDSGENEGNWIEERVPQTWDNDADKDIENEELKNQLDKCIDNLPEKYAMVFKMKTIQQFETEDICKELDISPSNLWVMIHRARTQLRGCMEKNWFNK, from the coding sequence ATGAAACCAACGAATCCTTCACATATATTATCTCCTGATAAGTGGGTAGATAAGTACGCTGATTACCTGTTTAATTATGCTATTGCTCGTGTAAACAACTCTGATATAGCTAAAGATTTAGTACAGGAAACATTTTTTGCAGGGTTAAAATCGGCGAAAAATTTTGAAGGAAAAGCTACCGAAAGAACTTGGTTAGTTTCAATTTTAAAAAGAAAAATAATAGATTACTATCGAAAGATAAATTCAAAAAAGGGGCAAGCAGAAGTGCGAATGAGTTTTTATGATAGTGGAGAGAATGAGGGTAACTGGATTGAAGAGAGAGTTCCACAAACATGGGATAACGATGCTGATAAGGATATTGAAAACGAAGAATTGAAAAATCAATTAGATAAATGTATTGATAATCTTCCTGAAAAATATGCCATGGTATTCAAAATGAAAACCATCCAGCAATTTGAAACCGAAGATATTTGTAAGGAGCTTGATATTTCTCCGTCAAACTTATGGGTTATGATTCATAGAGCAAGGACACAATTAAGAGGCTGTATGGAAAAAAACTGGTTTAATAAGTAA
- a CDS encoding transposase: MLGVKMIRSKYLKWKKRYQGFSKMRRKTKSKRISLTRALLKLLLKFINFEKELQIHSKLEFTPQYYKRIATIQKIYEQQKHHFDTGEKIKDRIVSIHKDYIRPIVRGKEVKPVEFGAKVNKVQIDGISFIEHINFNAFHEGNRFIQTVQKVQGLTRKKVKIAGADKIYATNKNRKYCSSKAIQTDFIPKGKKSKNHKEKQKFRAIISKERATRLEGSFGKDKEHYHLKKIKAKTKKNEILWIFFGIHTGNALEIGRRKAREIDKKTA; the protein is encoded by the coding sequence GTGTTAGGAGTTAAAATGATTCGAAGTAAGTATTTGAAATGGAAGAAACGTTATCAGGGGTTTAGTAAAATGCGAAGAAAAACCAAATCAAAACGAATCTCATTAACTAGAGCATTATTAAAATTACTATTGAAGTTTATCAATTTTGAAAAAGAACTACAAATCCATTCTAAACTAGAGTTTACCCCACAATATTATAAGAGAATAGCTACAATTCAAAAGATTTACGAGCAACAAAAACATCACTTTGATACAGGAGAGAAAATAAAGGATAGAATTGTGAGTATTCATAAGGATTATATTCGTCCTATTGTCAGGGGGAAAGAAGTAAAACCTGTTGAATTTGGAGCAAAAGTGAACAAAGTTCAAATAGACGGGATTAGTTTTATAGAACACATCAATTTTAATGCTTTTCACGAGGGAAATCGTTTTATACAAACGGTTCAAAAAGTGCAAGGATTAACTCGAAAGAAAGTAAAAATAGCTGGAGCAGATAAAATTTATGCCACCAATAAAAACAGAAAATACTGTAGTTCTAAAGCTATACAAACAGACTTTATTCCTAAGGGGAAAAAATCTAAAAACCACAAAGAAAAACAGAAATTTAGAGCTATTATTTCCAAAGAAAGAGCTACAAGATTAGAAGGGTCTTTTGGTAAGGATAAAGAACATTATCATTTAAAAAAGATAAAGGCTAAAACTAAAAAAAATGAGATTCTTTGGATTTTCTTTGGAATACACACAGGGAACGCACTTGAAATTGGTCGTAGAAAAGCGAGAGAAATAGACAAAAAAACAGCCTAA
- the panB gene encoding 3-methyl-2-oxobutanoate hydroxymethyltransferase produces MSVAKKQYKRITTKSLVEMKANGEKISMLTAYDYTMAKIVDGAGIDVILVGDSASNVMAGHETTLPITLDQMIYHASSVVRGIDRCLVVVDLPFGSYQSDPKEALRSAIRIMKESGGHSIKLEGGKEVKDSIKRILNAGIPVMGHLGLTPQSIYKFGTYTVRAKEEEEAEKLMQDALMLERLGCFAIVLEKVPAKLAQKVAEALTIPVIGIGAGAGVDGQVLVTHDMLGMTHEFNPRFLRRYLDLHAEMTNAFEQYITDVKSQDFPNKDEQY; encoded by the coding sequence ATGTCAGTAGCAAAAAAACAATATAAAAGAATTACTACAAAATCTCTAGTTGAAATGAAAGCAAACGGAGAGAAAATCTCCATGCTTACAGCCTATGACTACACGATGGCAAAAATTGTTGATGGGGCAGGTATTGATGTGATATTGGTAGGAGATTCGGCATCTAATGTGATGGCAGGTCACGAAACGACATTGCCAATTACGTTAGATCAAATGATTTATCATGCAAGTTCTGTGGTAAGAGGAATAGACCGTTGCTTGGTGGTGGTAGATTTACCCTTCGGAAGTTATCAATCAGACCCAAAAGAAGCGTTACGTTCTGCGATACGCATCATGAAAGAGAGCGGTGGGCATTCGATTAAATTAGAAGGAGGAAAAGAAGTAAAAGACTCTATTAAAAGGATTTTAAATGCAGGAATACCTGTAATGGGGCATTTAGGGTTAACACCACAATCTATATACAAATTCGGAACCTATACCGTGAGAGCCAAAGAAGAAGAAGAAGCAGAAAAACTAATGCAAGATGCGTTAATGCTTGAAAGATTAGGGTGTTTTGCTATTGTATTAGAAAAAGTACCAGCGAAGTTGGCACAAAAAGTAGCGGAAGCTTTAACGATTCCTGTAATAGGAATTGGAGCAGGAGCAGGAGTAGATGGGCAAGTACTAGTAACTCATGATATGCTAGGAATGACCCACGAATTCAATCCGCGTTTTTTACGTAGGTATTTAGATTTACATGCAGAGATGACGAATGCGTTTGAACAGTACATTACCGATGTAAAAAGTCAAGATTTCCCGAATAAAGACGAACAGTATTAG
- a CDS encoding 2-hydroxyacid dehydrogenase yields the protein MKILHLDTNHALLIKQLHELGFENDEDYTSSKSAIESKIHQYDGIVIRSRFTIDKSFLDKATKLKFIGRVGAGLENIDGVYAAKKGIYLISAPEGNRNAVGEHTLGMLLSLFNKLNKADREVREGKWLREENRGIELDGKTVGIIGYGNMGKAFAKKLRGFDLEVLCYDIKPNVGDENCTQVTLQELQEKADVLSLHTPQTELTLHMINNTFINRFSKPFWLLNTARGKSVVTKDLVAALQSGKILGAGLDVLEYEKKSFENLFTDQATPAAFEYLLNAENVLLSPHVAGWTVESKEKLAQTIVDKIKEEFC from the coding sequence ATGAAAATTTTACATTTAGATACCAACCACGCGCTTTTAATCAAGCAATTGCATGAGCTAGGTTTTGAAAATGATGAAGACTACACCTCATCAAAATCAGCAATTGAAAGCAAAATTCATCAGTACGACGGAATTGTGATTCGCAGTCGTTTTACAATTGATAAATCGTTTTTAGACAAAGCAACAAAACTCAAGTTTATAGGACGCGTAGGAGCAGGGTTAGAAAATATCGATGGTGTGTATGCTGCAAAGAAAGGAATCTATTTAATCTCAGCACCAGAAGGAAACCGAAACGCAGTAGGCGAGCATACATTAGGAATGCTGTTATCGCTATTTAACAAGCTTAATAAAGCGGACAGAGAGGTAAGAGAAGGTAAATGGTTACGAGAAGAAAATAGAGGAATAGAACTCGACGGGAAAACCGTTGGAATTATTGGTTACGGTAATATGGGGAAAGCATTTGCAAAAAAACTCAGAGGTTTTGATTTAGAAGTACTTTGTTATGATATCAAACCCAATGTTGGTGATGAAAATTGTACACAAGTTACGCTACAAGAGCTACAAGAAAAAGCAGATGTGTTGAGTTTGCATACCCCTCAAACCGAGCTTACTTTACATATGATAAATAATACGTTTATTAATCGTTTTTCTAAACCTTTTTGGTTGTTGAACACTGCCAGAGGGAAATCAGTTGTGACCAAAGATTTAGTTGCAGCATTGCAATCTGGAAAAATTTTAGGAGCAGGATTAGATGTATTGGAGTATGAAAAAAAATCTTTCGAAAACCTATTCACAGATCAAGCGACTCCAGCGGCTTTTGAATACTTATTGAATGCAGAAAATGTGCTGCTTTCTCCGCATGTGGCGGGTTGGACTGTTGAAAGTAAAGAAAAACTAGCACAAACCATTGTTGATAAAATTAAAGAGGAATTTTGTTAA